The nucleotide sequence CTATCTTGATGGCCCTGATGATCAAGCATCGCGATGGAACCGCCAAAGGCAGTGCACTACTGAGAAAGATCGTCACCAGCCCAGTAATTCTTGCCATCGTTGCAGGGCTTGCAACCAGCTTAATCGCACCCCACGTCCAAAGCTCTCCCATCTGGGATACACTGGCTGAAATGATTGACCTGCTCGCCCAATTGACGGTTCCCCTCATTGCTATCACCATCGGTTACGGAATCCACATCAAGAAGGAGCTGATAGGAAAGTCCTTGAAGACCATACTGGCAAGAAGGGTACTGCTTACCCTGTTTGCCCTCCTCCTGAATGCATTGGTAGTAGACTCCTGGTTGGGAATGGATCGGATGTACCAGGTTGCGCTCATGACGATGTTCCTTACCCCTCCACCGTTTGTAATTTCAATTTATATGCGCAGTGATGAGAAAGGTGAATCCGATTATGTAGACAATACCTTGTCATTGGACACACTTGTCTCCATTGCTGCAGTAATAATCGCTTCAGCAGTGTATGCTTGAGACCGGCAAAACATCAGAGAGGCAGTCCTATTCACAGAAATCCAGCGCAAAGATTACGTCATGTAGCAATAATTCTGCTCAAGTAGTTGACACCCTTTTGAGCTCTCTGGTATAGTCCATTACGTTGCAAGGGCCGCTAGCTCAGCTGGTAGAGCAACGCCCTTTTAAGGCGTGGGTCACAGGTCCGAATCCTGTGCGGCTCATCTTGCCTCTGTTTTTTAACATGCTTGTTATGTCTCCTTCGTCTAGTGGTTAGGACATCGGGTTTTCATCCCGACAACAGGGGTTCAATTCCCCTAGGAGATGCTTAAGGGAGCCTACCGTCTGGTAGGTTCCCTTTTCTGTATTACTACTGCAAGCATGAAATTTGAAGCTCTGGGCCTCTACACCATGCGAAAGACCGGCATCACTATTGACTTCTCATAGAACCCGTTATACAAAGAAAATACAGGATGGTTTTCTGATAGCATCATATCTCCCAATCGCTATTAGCCATCCATGTGATGTACCCTTCTTCCGGGCTGCAATCCATATACTTGTATCCACACCCGCAAGCTTTGGATTGCAGCTCCCTTTGTGATCAATCCTTGAGCAGATTGTACTCAGCTTCACTCGCTTCCAACGCAGAAGAGCTTGATCCCTCACTCCCATCCACCGTGAGAAGATGCCTTCCACCCCAGCTGATCGCAAACGCACCCAGAGGAGCAGTTAAAATAATACTCATCACGGCTACAGCCAGGATGACCTGACCAGGACGGGTATCCATACCACGCTCGCCCATTGCTGAGAGGGGAGCAGAACCAATTGCGGCCTGCACTGTTGCCTTGGGAAGATAGGAAATAACTACAAACAACTTCTCTTTTTGAGAGAAACCAGATCCAAGTGTACAGAGATAGGTACCCACCGATCGAATCACCAGTGCGATGAGAATAAGCAGGATTGCAGCAAAGCCTGCTTCTTTTGCTGCATTCAAATCTACTTGTGCCCCTACCATGGCAAAGAGTACTATCTGTGCAAAAACCCAGATTTTTCCCAGTTTGCTGGAGAGTTCGTGAGCCATCGATTCCCTCTTTTCCAAGATAATGAACCCAATGGACATGACCGCAAGGAGTGCCGCAAAAGGTATATGCCTTGCCTCAAGCAGATCGCCAATGTGGACCAGGGCAATTGCAATTGCCAAGAGGGTCATTGCCCGTTTGGTTGCACGTGGATTGTACCGTTCGAATACCTTGATAAGGAATCGAGCGATCAGATACCCAACAATGACTGCAAAAATCAGCGAGAAGGGAATGGATGCAATCATCCATGAAATATTCACAGCATCCCCAAGATAGAGTGAAAGTACAATACTGTATGCAACGATAACCGTTACATCATCCAGGCTTGCACCGGCCAACACCAAAGTAGGGATGGCCTTTTTTGTCCCTCTGCCCTCTTTGATGAACTGCACCATCATAGGAACAACCACCGCTGGAGAGACTGCCGCAAGTACACATGCGAGCAGTACACTCTCTCCCCTGCTTATAGAAAGCATCCTAGGTGCCACGGCTATGATGAGAGCGGCTTCAAAGACTGCTGGAAGAAACGCTAACAGTATGGCTTGGATCCCTACCTTATGGAGGCTCTCTCGTGATAGTTCCAACCCTGCGCGCAAGAGTATAACGATGAGGGCAATCATACGCAGGTCTGAGCCGATTCGTATCAGGTCAGGATTGAGCAGACCCAATATCTGTGGACCAAGGACTGCACCTACTGCCAACATCCCAATAAGTGGGGGAATATGGATACGTTGTAATAGATATTCAACAATAAGACAAAGAATTATCAACTCCGCAAGACTAAGTGCCATGGCACACCTCCAGACCATAATTAGGTTGCAGGAGTTATCAGCAGAATTGTAGGCTGCGGTTTTCTCTTGGGTGGGGAGAGAAGGCGAACCCCATCGCCTTCCCAATCATATGAAATGCCATGCTTTCTGGTCAAGTGAGGTTCTTTGACGGGTGTACAACTCGTGCAATCTATGGATAATATTGGGGGATATTAGGAGAATAACCATGACAAATATAAATCGAATGCGAAGAATATGTGATGCCAATGGCATTTCAGGATTTGAAGATGCAGTACTTGATGTTATCCGTAAGGATGGCGCACATCTGGGTAGTTTTGAAGAAGATTCCTTGAGGAATCTTTACCTCTACAGAACCCAGAACCAAGAAAAAAAACCAACGGTACTGCTTGATGCACATACCGACGAGGTAGGCTTCATGGTCAAATGCATTCGTGAGGATGGAATGCTTGAATTCATTCCCATCGGTGGATGGATCACAACCAATATCCCAGCTCATATGGTACGGGTACAAAAACGTGATGGTTCCACCATCGCCGGCATCGTTGGATCAAAACCCCCTCATTACCAGAGCGAGGCGGAACGAAAAAGCGTCCCGGACATCAGCAGTCTGTTTATCGATATCGGGGCATCCAGCAAGCAACATGCGATAGAGATGGGAGTGGAAGTAGCGAGCCCGGTTATTCCTGAGGCAAATTGTACCTACAACCCAGAAACAAAGTTGCTTTTCGGCAAGGCTTTTGACTGCAGACTTGGTTGTTCAACCATTCTTGATGTCCTGGAAGACCTGCAAGAAGAGATACTTGATGTCAACCTGGTCGCTGGTTTTGCCAGCCAGGAGGAAGTGGGGTGCCGAGGAGCACAACTCACCGCAAAGAAAGTCAATCCAGATGTAGCGATCTGCTTTGAGGGAAGTCCGGCTGATGACACCTTCCTCCCGCCCTATCAACAGCAGACCATCGTGGGCAAGGGCCCCATGCTTCGATTCATTGACTCAAAAATGATAACAAATCCAAGATTCCAACGCTTTGCACTCGATCTTGCAGAGAAACTCCAGATACCGGTACAGCAAGGGGTAAGAAACGGTGGCGCAACCAATGCAGCTGCATTGCATCTATCCGGCCAAGGTATTCCTACCATCGTGATCGGCATTCCTGTCAGGTATGCACATACACACTGGGGAATCAGCAGTATGGAGGATGTTGAGAGTTCAATCCGCCTCGCAAGAGCAATTCTCAGCAATCTCAGTGAGGAGATAATCACTGGGTTCTGAAGTATTGATTTTGACAAACAGGTAACCAGGTGTCATACTGGCATAAAAGTGGGGAATACTAATGAATGAAGTGCAGCTCTGCATCTCTGAGATGCGAACATTCTTCCGTAATGGTTCAACCCAGTCGGTTGCATGGAGAAAAACTCAACTCAAAAAACTGAAGGATGGAATCAAAGAACATGAGAAACAGATTCTTGATGCCCTATTCGAGGATCTGGGCAAAACTGATTTTGAGGGATTTGCGACAGAACTTGGTTTGGTCTATACGGAAATAGACAAACATCTCAAGCACCTGGATTCCTGGACCAGCAAAAGACGGGTAAGAAACACCTTGCTTTCGTTTCCATCCAAAGCCTACACAATCTCCATACCCTTGGGGATTGTATTGATCATGAGCCCTTGGAATTATCCATTCCAACTCACCATCGCCCCCTTGGTTAGTGCCTTGGCAGCAGGCAATTGTGTGATTGTCAAACCATCAAGATACAGTAGCCATACATCACAGGTTCTCGAATCCCTGATCGCAAAACTTTATCCGAGCCATTACGTGACCGTTTTCCAGGGAGGCAGTGAAATGAACCAAGAACTGCTCTCCCATCGTTATGACCATATATTCTTCACTGGAAGTCCGATAGTTGGTCGAGTGGTCATGGAAGCTGCAGCCAAGACGCTCACCCCGGTCACCTTGGAATTGGGTGGGAAAAGCCCTGCAATTGTGGAAGCAAATAGTGACATTCCCCTTGCCGCCCGTAGAATCATCTGGGGAAAATGTCTCAATGCAGGTCAAACCTGTATAGCGCCCGACTATGTATTGGTTGAACGCTCGGCGGCTTCTCAATTAATAGAAGAGATGAAATTGGCAATCACCAACATGTTTGGAAGCGATCCACTGCATTGCAATGACCTTCCCCACATCATCAACGAGAGGCACTTCAACCGACTAATCAGTCTTTTTGAGGAAGGGACGCTTGCCTATGGTGGGCAGATCAACCCAAAGAACTTGAAAATTGCTCCAACCCTGTTAACCGATGTGCTGAGATCAGGAACACTTATGAGTGACGAAATCTTCGGTCCGATTTTACCTATCATTACCTATGAGACCTTTGAACAAGCCATCGGTTATGTTCAGGCACGGGAGCACCCCCTTGCACTGTATCTGTTCAGCAACGACAAGGAACACCAGGAACTCGTGGTGAGAACCGTCAGCTATGGAGGAGGATGCATCAATGACACGGTCATGCATCTCTCCAACCCCTACCTCCCTTTTGGAGGAGTTGGGTCCAGCGGCATGGGTAGCTACCATGCAAAACAGGGGTTCGATACCTTCAGCCACCAGAAAAGTGTGCTCGAGAGTAAACGATGGCTCGAAATAAAACTGCGTTATGCCCCTTATCGGGGAAAGCTTGCTTTGATCAAACGATTGTTTTCTTAGGAGGGTTCATGAAAAAGATAGTGAATATTGCTCTGTTTCTCTCCCTGCTTGCCACCGTTTCGCTAACCGCAGCGGTTGACACAGCGAGGGCAGATGAACTGTATGAGATTGATGCATTCACCCAGGCTGAAGCACATCTGGAGGGACAGTTAGCAGGGGTGACCAATGATGCAGACCGCGCAGAGGTCCTCTGGCGATTGGCACGCCTGCAGGTATCCCTTGGTGACGAGCTGGATGAGAATGATAAGGATGGTAGGTTTGCTTTTTATGAGAAAGGTGAACAATACGCATTGCAATCCATTGAGGCAAACACCTCATGGCAAGGGTATCTCTGGAAGTGCTCGAACATCGGTCGATGGGGACAGACAAAGGGCCCACTGAATGCTTTGGGCAAAGCGAAGGGAATGCTCGAGGACCTGACAACAATCGTAAACACCCTGGGGGTGCTCGAATCCAGTGAAACCTGGTACGTCCTTTCCAGTCTCTATGACGAACTTCCCGGTGGGTTCATCTCATTCGGGAACAAGGAGTGGGCTGTAAGCTATATGAGAATGGCCATGGATACCATTCCCAGTCATCTTTACTACCCTGGTCACTACCAGAAACTTGCAGAGGAACTCTATGCAAGGGATTGGAGTGCATCCAAGAGAAGTAAGGAAATGCGGAGCATGGAGAAAGATTGGAAGAAAGGTTCAACCAACCTTGAGAAATACCGCTACTACGAGGGCAAGAATGGGGGAAAAAGCAAGCCGTTCTACTCTTCAGTTACCCTGGATAAGATGAGTGACCGACAGGAAGCGGTCATGGTCCTCTCCTATGCTCTTGCAAAGGCGGATATACTGGGAGCACTGAAAGAGAGTGATGCCGTGATTGTTGAGGAAATCAAGCAACTCGTGAACGATTGGACCTAGACCATCCTCCATAATTACTACAGCCCCTGGTTTTCCAGGGGCTGCATTTCATTGTAGTCAGAATATTAATGCTTGAACGGATTCTCACCCTCGTAGGGTAACCCTTCTCTCTGGTTGTAGGCGATATCCTCAATTCCCAGATAGGAGAATACATTGAATAGTGCCTTGCCGACATGACCGAAGGCTATCGCAGCGTGGTGCGGGTATGCTTTTCTCAGGAGCACATACCGATAGAACCGTGCCATTTCCTCTATGCCGATCACACCGATACTTCCAAAGCTTTCTCTGGGAACATCCAACACCTCTCCTTGGGCGACATACGCACGCATTCGCCCCCGAGCATCAGACTGTAGGCGGTACACGGTGACCGGACCGGAGACCAGGTCGCCTTCCATCGTCCCTCTGGTGATATCTGGATCTGCTAAATCCGGCTCAAGATCTCGCTTCATAATTACCTGATATCCCATATGGGGATTCTTGAGCAGTGAACAGGAGGTGTTTCCACAATGGAACCCCATGAACAACTCATCATTTCGATAAGACCGTTTTGCCCGTATATGCTCCTCATACATCGTGGAGGGAACAGTGTTGTTGATATCCAGCAAGGTTACAGGTTTATCACTCACACAGATACCAATATATTCGCTCAATGCTCCATAGATATCTACTTCACAACTGACGGGAATACCCTGGGCTGTAAGTCGGCTGTTCACATAACAGGGAACAAAGCCAAACTCCGTCTGGAATGCTGGCCAGCACTTGTTTGCAAAGGCAACAAACTGGCGCTCCCCCTTGTGCTGCTCAACCCAGTCAAGCAGTGTCAGCTCATATTGGGCAAGCCTGGGCAGAATTCCCTCGTAGGGACTGCTACCGATCTCACTTGCCATCTCCTTCACCAAGGATTCAATGCGCTTGTCATCCTTGTGTTTGTTATAGGCTACCAGCAAGTCGAGCTCGCTGTTTTCCTCAATCTCCACCCCAAGGTCAAACAATCCCTGGATGGGTGCATTGCATGCCATGAAATCCTGTGGCCTTGGACCAAAGGAGATAATCTTCAATTGCTTGAGGGATATGACGGCTCTCGCAACCGGGACGAACTCCTCGATCATGGTGGCGACCTCCCGGGCAGTGCCGACAGGATAATCAGGGATATGTGCTCGCAGGGAGCGCAATGCCAAATTATAGGAACAGTTGAGCATACCGCAGAAGGCATCCCCTCTCCCATCATGCAAATCCCCATCTCCCTCCGCCGCGGCAACATACATCACCGGTCCGTCGAAGTATTTAGCAAGCAGGGTCTCGGCAGTCTCCGGTCCAAAGTTACCCAAGAATACCACCAGAGCATTGACACCATGCTTCGAGATATCTTCCAACGCGGCGCGCATATCCTTCTCATCCTCAACGGTAATAGGGCATTCGTAAATGGGATCCTGATATGCTTCCTTGACTGCTTTCCGTCTTCGTTCACTCAAGGCCTTGGGAAAGCAACTGCGGCTTACCGCTACCAAACCCAATCGGACCTGTGCAATATTATTCATAACTTACTCCTGGTTCTTCTGCCCATAGTAGGCATTCTTTCCATGTTTTCTCAGATAGTGTTTATCCAGCAATACCTGGTCCATCGTCCGTTTAGGATTCTGTTCCAACAGCACTGTGTGGTAGGCCATATTGGCCACTTCTTCCAGTACTACTGCATTCTCCACTGCCTTCTTTGCACTGGAACCCCAGGTAAATGGGCCATGACTGTGAACCAGTACTGCTGGGATTGAAAGAGGATCAAGAGAGGCAAAACGTTCAACGATGACCTTACCGGTCTCTTCCTCGTAGGCCGTCTCAATCTCTTTGTTTTCCATTTCCCTGGTGCAGGGAATCTCACCATAGAAATAATCAGCATGGGTGGTGCCGAGAGCGGGGACACCCCGTCCAGCTTGGGCAAAAATGGTTGCCCATCGGCTATGGGTGTGTACAACCGCCTTGATCTCTCCAAAATGGTTGAATAGATAGCGGTGGGTAGGAGTATCGGAAGAGGGGTTGTAGGAACCTTCCACAATCTTACCGGTTGCAAGTTCCACCACCACCATCTTGTCAGCGGTAAGGTCTTCATAAGGAACCCCGGAGGGTTTGATGACCATGAACTCACGCTTTGGGTCAACCGCAGAGACATTACCCCAGGTGAAGGTGATCAATCGATAGTGCTCAAGCAATAGGTTTGCTTCACACACTTCTTCTTTCAGCTGTTCCAACATGATAACTCCTTCAGGAGCCTTCAAAGGCTTCCTCTGTCCAAAAAAAATCCACACGAAAAGAGCCCCAATCCCCTTCGCAGGTATGACAATTCTATCATATAAACAGCGCTTGCTCATCTTCTTTTTCCCCTCTTGACAAAAGGAAGTGAAACATATTATATGAATATATGTTCATATATTGAAATGATAGGAGATTTACATGGCCGACAAGTGTATCTGGAATGTACAAAATCTTGATTGCGCTGCCTGTGCAGCTACCATTGAAGAGAACCTGAATAAGGTGGAAGGCGTTAAACGAGCACGGGTTGACTATGCAAAAAAACAGATTCACGTCCAAAGTAAGGATGATAGGGATGATGCGTTCTTCCAGTCCCTTATAGCTGAGGCAAAGCGGGTTGAACCTGCTCTGAAGGTCTCCAACCAGCCATACAAGGAGAAACATACCTCCTTACGCATGATTATTCGTATCATCCTCTCGGCGTTGTTCTTCGCCCTCGCATTCTTCTTCGATATACCGTGGCTCTTCCTACCCAGTTATCTCATAGCCGGATATTCAGTGCTAATCAAGGCAGGGACAAACCTGTTGCACGGAAAGGTGTTTGATGAGAACTTCCTCATGAGCATTGCCACCCTTGGAGCTCTCGCAATCCGAGAGACAGGGGAAGCATCTGCGGTTATGTTGCTTTATCTGGTAGGAGAGTTCTTCCAGGACCGTGCAGTGCAGAAAAGCAGGAATGCGGTTATGGGAGTCCTTGACCTGAGAGCAGACGAAGCAAGGATCATCAGCGAGGGACAGCCAGAGATGGTTTCCAGTGAATCGGTACCGGTTGGAAGCATCATCAGAGTACTGGCAGGAGAAAAGATTCCTTTGGATGGCACCATCATTAGGGGTTTTTCCACTCTGAACATGCAATCCCTGACAGGAGAGTCCCTTCCGCAGAATGCAGAGGAAGGAAAGACCGTGTTGAGTGGAAGCGTGAACCTCTCTGGTGTCATTGACATCCAGACCACCCGGGCATATGAGGATAGCACGGCAACCAAGATACTGCGTCTTGTCGAGGAATCATCTTCCAGGAAGGCTCATAGTGAACAGTTCATCACCACCTTCGCAAGATACTACACCCCCTTCGTTGTGTTCTTTGCGCTTGCTCTTGCCATCATTCCCTCGCTTATAACTGGAGCATGGGATACCTGGATTTATCGATCCCTCGTATTCCTGGTAGTCAGCTGTCCCTGTGCCTTGGTTATCAGCGTCCCTCTCTCCTATTTTGCCGGAATCGGCAAGAGTGCGTCCAATGGCATCCTGGTCAAGGGAGGAAACTACCTGGAAGCCCTCTCAACCATCGATACAATGATCTTCGACAAAACTGGAACCCTTACACACGGAAGCTTTTCCTTGGAGAAGATGATTTCCACCGGTAAGAGCGATCTTGATGAATCTTACCTTGAAAATCTGGCAGCAAGCCTGGAGAGGCAGAGTAACCACCCCCTTGCCAGGGCCTTTGATACACTTGAGGCTCCCTTTGAAGCAAGCAATATCCAAGAGATTGCAGGAAAGGGCATCTCTGCCTTGATAGAAGGGAAGCAGGTGACAGCAGGGAATGCAGCCCTGTTCGCATATAAGTCAATACCGCTCTCCCTGGACAATGAGGAAGAGGGAACCATTCACCTGGCCGTTGATGATATCCATGCAGCATCATTCATACTAAAGGATACACTCCGAGCGGACGCAAAACAGCTTATCCAAACACTGCGAAACCTTGGACTCAGGCATCTGCTCATGCTCTCTGGAGACAAGGAACAGCATGCCAAGGCTATTGCGACTGAGCTAGGATTGGATGGATATCATGCAGGGCTCCTCCCTGACCAGAAACAGGAACATCTTGCAGAATTAGAAAAAACCAATCCACACCTTGCATACGTCGGGGATGGTATGAATGACGCCCCAAGTCTTGCTGCCAGCCGTGTCGGCATTGCCATGGGTAGCAAGGCTAGTGATGCCGCCATCGAGAGCGCTGACATCGTAATTCTGAGTGAAGAGTTGTCCAAGCTGGAAAAACTGGTACGAATCAGCAAGAAAACCTCACGTATTGTGAAACAAAACATTGCATTCGCACTTGGGATAAAGGCCGTTGTGCTTGTATTGGGCGCACTGGGCTATGCATCCATGGCTCTAGCGGTGTTCGCCGATACTGGGGTGACCATTATAGCCGTTTTCAATGCCCTGCGCATCCTCTTGATCCGTCTTTCTCGTTGATTATAAAAGACATGTATGGTAATGTTGCTCAGATTGTTTGAAGGAAAAAGTACATGAACGAGAAGACAACACGAAATATTGGAGTTATGGCACATATTGATGCGGGCAAGACCACTACCACTGAACGTATTCTTTATTATACGGGTGAAAATCATCGCATCGGTGAGGTGGACAACGGGGAAGCAACCATGGACTTCCTTGAACAGGAGCAAGATCGCGGTATCACCATCGCAAGTGCCGCCACCACCTGTTACTGGAAAGAACACCAGATCAATATTATCGATACCCCGGGACATGTTGACTTCACGGCAGAAGTGGAGCGCTCTCTTCGTGTCCTTGACGGAGCGGTCATGGTTGTATGCGCTGTCGGCGGAGTGGAACCACAGACGGAGACAGTCTGGAGACAGGCAGATACCTACCGTGTCCCCCGTATCGCATTCATCAACAAGATGGATAGGCTGGGAGCCAACTTCCATGAGGCAGTCTCCGAGCTGAAAATCAAATTGGGAGCCAATCCTATACCTCTCTTCCTCCCTGTCGGAACAGAGAACAACTTCAGTGGAATCATCAACCTGCTTACCAAGAAATATTATGTATACAGCGTTGAAGACCAAGGACTGACCTATACAGAAGAGGAGATCCCTTCCTCCATGCAGGAGGAGGTGGAAAGCTGGTACGAGAAGCTGATCGACAGTGTTGCCTCCTTCAGCGATGAGATCACTGAACTATACTTTGAAGGCGAGCCCATCGATATTGAGCTGATCAAGAAAACCTTGAAGAAGGCGACCATTGCACGACAGGCTCTGCCGGTGTTTGTAGGTTCTTCACTGAAGGATATCGGTGTCCAGGCTCTCCTGGATGGAGTCATAGACTACCTTCCCTCCCCCTCTGAAGTTCCCCCTATCGTTGGACTCCATCAGAAGACGGAAAAAAAAGTAGAAATTCCCTATGACAAGAACAAACCCCCGCTCGGCCTCATCTTCAAGATCCAAGTGGACAGGGAAGCTGGTCCCATGAGTTTTGTCAGGGTATACAATGGTACCATCAAGAAAGGTACTGCCTTGATGAACATCAGCAAGAAGAAACGGGAGCGAGTCAACAGGATTCTGCGTATGCACGCAGACCGTCCAGAAGAATTGAGTGAGCTCGAAGCAGGTGACATTGGTGTCATCATTGGGTTCAAGGAAGGAAGAACCGGTGATACCGTAGGCAGTGAGGGAGCACAGGTCCTCCTCGAGGAGATGCACTTTCCCATTCCTGTCATCTCGGTTGCCATCGAGCCGAACAGCCTCAGTGACGGGGACAAGCTACGCACCGCTCTTGGGGTCCTTGCCCAGGAAGATCCCACCTTCACCTACCGTGATGACGAGGAGACAGGCCAGTTGGTGATCAGCGGGATGGGTGAGTTACATCTCGATGTATTGGTAACAAGGCTCACCAAGGAGATGAAGATCAAAGCACGTGTGGGTAACCCACAGGTGACTTATCGTGAATCGGTTACCAAGGAAACCAGTGGAAGCGAGAAATTTTCCAAGATTATTGCCGGCAAGGAAAATACTGCAGGTGTCGATATTACCATTCGCCCCTTGCCATCCGGCAGCGGGAACCGCTATACATGCTCAGCAAAGGTAAGGGGTATGGATGAGCAATACTACGAAGCTGTGAAGAGGGGTGTTACCAATGCTTTCAAGGGTGGCATACAGTTCGGATATGAAACTGTTGATCTTGAGGTTGAGGTTACCAGCA is from uncultured Sphaerochaeta sp. and encodes:
- a CDS encoding L-ribulose-5-phosphate 4-epimerase; translation: MLEQLKEEVCEANLLLEHYRLITFTWGNVSAVDPKREFMVIKPSGVPYEDLTADKMVVVELATGKIVEGSYNPSSDTPTHRYLFNHFGEIKAVVHTHSRWATIFAQAGRGVPALGTTHADYFYGEIPCTREMENKEIETAYEEETGKVIVERFASLDPLSIPAVLVHSHGPFTWGSSAKKAVENAVVLEEVANMAYHTVLLEQNPKRTMDQVLLDKHYLRKHGKNAYYGQKNQE
- a CDS encoding AEC family transporter; translated protein: MIEQILPVVPLLLLFLLGYALQRTNFFSTESLTHVKRIVSDLALPALLFQAFSSIELESRYLILVILIFIVCLIMVVLGHYIGKLLKIQSPYFALMMTGFEMGMFGYAVFVSFQGEAHLGKIALVDLGQVVFVFTILMALMIKHRDGTAKGSALLRKIVTSPVILAIVAGLATSLIAPHVQSSPIWDTLAEMIDLLAQLTVPLIAITIGYGIHIKKELIGKSLKTILARRVLLTLFALLLNALVVDSWLGMDRMYQVALMTMFLTPPPFVISIYMRSDEKGESDYVDNTLSLDTLVSIAAVIIASAVYA
- a CDS encoding heavy metal translocating P-type ATPase, producing MADKCIWNVQNLDCAACAATIEENLNKVEGVKRARVDYAKKQIHVQSKDDRDDAFFQSLIAEAKRVEPALKVSNQPYKEKHTSLRMIIRIILSALFFALAFFFDIPWLFLPSYLIAGYSVLIKAGTNLLHGKVFDENFLMSIATLGALAIRETGEASAVMLLYLVGEFFQDRAVQKSRNAVMGVLDLRADEARIISEGQPEMVSSESVPVGSIIRVLAGEKIPLDGTIIRGFSTLNMQSLTGESLPQNAEEGKTVLSGSVNLSGVIDIQTTRAYEDSTATKILRLVEESSSRKAHSEQFITTFARYYTPFVVFFALALAIIPSLITGAWDTWIYRSLVFLVVSCPCALVISVPLSYFAGIGKSASNGILVKGGNYLEALSTIDTMIFDKTGTLTHGSFSLEKMISTGKSDLDESYLENLAASLERQSNHPLARAFDTLEAPFEASNIQEIAGKGISALIEGKQVTAGNAALFAYKSIPLSLDNEEEGTIHLAVDDIHAASFILKDTLRADAKQLIQTLRNLGLRHLLMLSGDKEQHAKAIATELGLDGYHAGLLPDQKQEHLAELEKTNPHLAYVGDGMNDAPSLAASRVGIAMGSKASDAAIESADIVILSEELSKLEKLVRISKKTSRIVKQNIAFALGIKAVVLVLGALGYASMALAVFADTGVTIIAVFNALRILLIRLSR
- a CDS encoding aldehyde dehydrogenase yields the protein MNEVQLCISEMRTFFRNGSTQSVAWRKTQLKKLKDGIKEHEKQILDALFEDLGKTDFEGFATELGLVYTEIDKHLKHLDSWTSKRRVRNTLLSFPSKAYTISIPLGIVLIMSPWNYPFQLTIAPLVSALAAGNCVIVKPSRYSSHTSQVLESLIAKLYPSHYVTVFQGGSEMNQELLSHRYDHIFFTGSPIVGRVVMEAAAKTLTPVTLELGGKSPAIVEANSDIPLAARRIIWGKCLNAGQTCIAPDYVLVERSAASQLIEEMKLAITNMFGSDPLHCNDLPHIINERHFNRLISLFEEGTLAYGGQINPKNLKIAPTLLTDVLRSGTLMSDEIFGPILPIITYETFEQAIGYVQAREHPLALYLFSNDKEHQELVVRTVSYGGGCINDTVMHLSNPYLPFGGVGSSGMGSYHAKQGFDTFSHQKSVLESKRWLEIKLRYAPYRGKLALIKRLFS
- a CDS encoding fucose isomerase, with the protein product MNNIAQVRLGLVAVSRSCFPKALSERRRKAVKEAYQDPIYECPITVEDEKDMRAALEDISKHGVNALVVFLGNFGPETAETLLAKYFDGPVMYVAAAEGDGDLHDGRGDAFCGMLNCSYNLALRSLRAHIPDYPVGTAREVATMIEEFVPVARAVISLKQLKIISFGPRPQDFMACNAPIQGLFDLGVEIEENSELDLLVAYNKHKDDKRIESLVKEMASEIGSSPYEGILPRLAQYELTLLDWVEQHKGERQFVAFANKCWPAFQTEFGFVPCYVNSRLTAQGIPVSCEVDIYGALSEYIGICVSDKPVTLLDINNTVPSTMYEEHIRAKRSYRNDELFMGFHCGNTSCSLLKNPHMGYQVIMKRDLEPDLADPDITRGTMEGDLVSGPVTVYRLQSDARGRMRAYVAQGEVLDVPRESFGSIGVIGIEEMARFYRYVLLRKAYPHHAAIAFGHVGKALFNVFSYLGIEDIAYNQREGLPYEGENPFKH
- a CDS encoding cation:proton antiporter, which codes for MALSLAELIILCLIVEYLLQRIHIPPLIGMLAVGAVLGPQILGLLNPDLIRIGSDLRMIALIVILLRAGLELSRESLHKVGIQAILLAFLPAVFEAALIIAVAPRMLSISRGESVLLACVLAAVSPAVVVPMMVQFIKEGRGTKKAIPTLVLAGASLDDVTVIVAYSIVLSLYLGDAVNISWMIASIPFSLIFAVIVGYLIARFLIKVFERYNPRATKRAMTLLAIAIALVHIGDLLEARHIPFAALLAVMSIGFIILEKRESMAHELSSKLGKIWVFAQIVLFAMVGAQVDLNAAKEAGFAAILLILIALVIRSVGTYLCTLGSGFSQKEKLFVVISYLPKATVQAAIGSAPLSAMGERGMDTRPGQVILAVAVMSIILTAPLGAFAISWGGRHLLTVDGSEGSSSSALEASEAEYNLLKD
- a CDS encoding M42 family peptidase, producing the protein MTNINRMRRICDANGISGFEDAVLDVIRKDGAHLGSFEEDSLRNLYLYRTQNQEKKPTVLLDAHTDEVGFMVKCIREDGMLEFIPIGGWITTNIPAHMVRVQKRDGSTIAGIVGSKPPHYQSEAERKSVPDISSLFIDIGASSKQHAIEMGVEVASPVIPEANCTYNPETKLLFGKAFDCRLGCSTILDVLEDLQEEILDVNLVAGFASQEEVGCRGAQLTAKKVNPDVAICFEGSPADDTFLPPYQQQTIVGKGPMLRFIDSKMITNPRFQRFALDLAEKLQIPVQQGVRNGGATNAAALHLSGQGIPTIVIGIPVRYAHTHWGISSMEDVESSIRLARAILSNLSEEIITGF